The window AGGTGCTCAGGTAGTGCCAGGGCTGCGCACCCTCAAGGTGAGGCAGGTGCCCACGTGCCTGCCCGGGAAAGGTCACAGGTGCCCTTCAAAAGCGCCAGGGCTGCGCCCTCAAGGTGAGGCAGGTGCCCACGTGCCTGCCCAGGATAGGTCACAGCTGCCCTTTAAAAGCCTGGTGGGAGAAACGCCCTGAGCGGGAGTTGGTGCTGAGGCCGCGTCTCCACGGGCCGccctcccttttcctcttcccGGAGCAGCAGTGGGAGGGTCTGAGGTGCAGGAGCCCCCAGCGCAGGTTCCTGGCCAAGCCACCATCACTGCTGAGGAAGCCGGGTCGGGTGAGTGCCCAGGGGGACTGGGTGCTGGgccccaggggcaggggcagcccgAGGCCTCGTTCATGGGGGTGACGGGTGAGGCCCCAGGGTGGCCTCTGAGCAGAGGTGCAAGGGCTCTGGGGTCCCCCAAGCCTGGGTCTAGCACAGCCCTGAATGGGACTGACCAACCCAAGCTGGACtccaggggtgggtgggggtggcaggcaCTCGTCCCAAAGCGAAGGGACCATGGGGGCCACCTCTCCTCCCCCAGGATGAGGGGCGTGAGGCTGACGGGGGTGCTGCTTGCCCTGGCCGGCCTGCTGCAGGCAGCACTGTGCCTGCGAATAGCGGCCTTCAACATCCAGACTTTCGGGGAGACCAAGATGTCCAACGCCACCCTCTCCACCTACATTGTGCAGGTCAGACTGGGGTGGCTGGTCCCTGGGGTGGGGCCGGGGCCACGGGCAGGCCAGCCCCATGGGAGGCCGCAGGCTGCTGGGCCAGGGCAGCCTCAGTGTCTGGTCTTGGCCGGCTGAGTCCTGGCGGAACAGCCCTGCCCGGGGAGGGGTGGCAGCTCCGGCGCTCCGCAGGCCCAGCTCAGCAtgtgtcccccccaccccagatccTGAGTCGCTACGACATCGCCCTTGTCCAGGAGGTCCGGGACAAATACCTGGTGGCAGTGGGGAAGCTGCTGGATGAACTCAATCGGTGGGTGACAGAGTGGTGGGGCCCTTGGTGAGGGGACAGTTGCTCCAGGGGCACAGGACACTTTATCTCCTTGATCCAGGGATGCCCCAAACACCTATCAGTTCGTGGTCAGTGAGCCGCTAGGCCGCAACAGCTACACGGAGCGCTACCTCTTCGTGTACAGGTGAGGCCCTGGGTGGAGGGGGCGCTGGGGACGCCCCCCACTCCCACGGCAACAGCAGCTTCTCTACCTTGAGAGGCCTGGGGGGGCCTCTGGGAGCTCCGCGGGCCCCTTCACCTCCCCCCACGCCTGCCTGCAGACCCGACCAGGTGACTGTCCTGGACAGCTACAACTACGACGATGGCTGTGAGCCCTGCGGGACCGACACCTTCAGCCGCGAGCCAGCCATTGTCAAGTTCTCCTCCCCGTTCACGCGTCAGTGCTGCCTGcgcttccccacccccccaccccccacccccggtcAGGGGAGGGAGGGCCCCACCCGTCCCAGTGCACCCCTGGGGAGCCTAGTGCCGCAGTTACCCAGGGAAGGACCCCCAGGTACTGTGGCCCAGCTCCACCAGGGCCCTGCCCGTGTTCATGGTGTTGAGCGCAGAACCCAGCTGGACCCTGGAGAGTGCTGGGGGCTGCCTGTGGGATGGGCCTGTGGCCCCCAGCTGCTCGGGGCTCTCAGCACAGGTCCTCGGTGCCCTGTCCCCCTGCAGAGGTCAGGGAGTTTGTCATCGTGCCCCTGCATGCAGCCCCGACAGACGCGGTGGCCGAGATCGATGCTCTCTATGATGTCTACCTGGACGTGCTAAAGAAGTGGGGTGTGGAGGTGAGGGTGCCCCGCTCCTTGGCAGAGGTGGGGTGCGGGGTGAGCCCCCCAGGCTAACGGGGCTGGTGCCTCCCGGCAGGACGTCATGCTGATGGGCGACTTCAATGCCGGCTGCAGCTACGTGACCCCCTCACAGTGGGCGTCCATCCGCCTGCGGACAGACCCGGCCTTCCAGTGGCTGATCCCCGACTCAGCCGACACCACGGTCTCCTCCACGCACTGCGCCTATGACAGGTGAGTGGGCTGTGGCGGACAGCACTGCCTCCGTCCCAACACCAGCACCATGGGCACGGCCACCTCCTGAGCCCGAGCTGATCCGCTTAGTGAAATGGAATAAAACACCTCAGGTGTTGTGAGAGCACCTTTAGGGACGCAGGTGAGGCTGAGCCTACCCTGACACAGCAGCTCTGGTGTCCCCGAGTGCACAGGGGGGTGGAGCTCGGGGAGGCAGACCCAGACTCGAGTCCAACCAGGAGGGAGGCTGTGGCACCCAGGCCACagcagatggacagacagacaccaTCTCCTGGTCTCAGGGTCCCTGGCCTTGGAGTTCCCgtggggggtgcagggagggCGTCAGGGGCTTCCTCCTGGTCACCTAGCGCCATGTCAGCTGACGATGCACAAGCATGTGCCAGGTAGCCTTTCGCCAGACAGAGAAGTGAGGTCGTGGAGAGAAACAGGCTGTGGGCTCAGAGGTTTGCATTGTGGAGCTCGGCTCACCCGTCCTGCCGCGCTGCAGGATCGTGATCTCAGGGACCCTGCTCCAGCGCTCTGTCCTTCCCGACTCGGCCACTCCCTTCGACTTCCAAGCCTCGTACGGACTGAGCAACCAACTCGTACGTCCCCTTCCTTTACCCGGTGGGACTGCTGGGGCCTGGGCCTTACCTTTCACCcgggccctgaggtgggagacCCCAGCCAGAGCGAGCGCTGCACAGACTGGGGTGAGGCTGTCGGGCATCTGCCATCACTGACGCCCCGCTGCATGTGTCCCCTGCAGGCATCTGCCATCAGCGACCACTACCCGGTGGAGGTGACACTGAGGAGAGTCTGAGAGTCTGAGGCTGCAGCTCCCCAGCCCTGCTTCAGCTCA of the Choloepus didactylus isolate mChoDid1 chromosome 21, mChoDid1.pri, whole genome shotgun sequence genome contains:
- the DNASE1 gene encoding deoxyribonuclease-1, which gives rise to MRGVRLTGVLLALAGLLQAALCLRIAAFNIQTFGETKMSNATLSTYIVQILSRYDIALVQEVRDKYLVAVGKLLDELNRDAPNTYQFVVSEPLGRNSYTERYLFVYRPDQVTVLDSYNYDDGCEPCGTDTFSREPAIVKFSSPFTQVREFVIVPLHAAPTDAVAEIDALYDVYLDVLKKWGVEDVMLMGDFNAGCSYVTPSQWASIRLRTDPAFQWLIPDSADTTVSSTHCAYDRIVISGTLLQRSVLPDSATPFDFQASYGLSNQLASAISDHYPVEVTLRRV